AAAAATCTCCAGCGAACGGCTTGCCGCCATGCAATCGCGGGCAAAAGCCGCCGAATAAAATTCCGAGTCCTTGCCGATAAATTCAGATATGGCCAGCAGGTCGTCGGCGGCATGGAAAGACCAGCTTATTTTTCCAGCCATCGGGCCATCATTTTTTCCACATCTTCCTGGGTATGGACACGCCCGGCCATCGAATCTTCCAGCCCCAGTTCGATTTTTTGAAGGACGTACAAATGGTACTGAATGTCCTCCAATGAGCAATTTTCAGGCAAACGCGCCAGAAGATCGCTTACTTCCCTCTTCGCTGTTTGCATATCAATCACTCGCCTTTCCATAAATCACACTCTATTCTATATTTCAATTTTACCTCGCGCAATTTTTAAGTCCGGTGTCTTTTTCCGGGCATTTATCTACCAAACCTGGAACATGGCCATATAATAACCCGCTTCGCCCGTCTCGATGTTGTAAGACCATCCCAGCAAGGCGGAGTTGTTCATCCGGAAGCACCGCGACTGGCTCCCAAACGGCGGCGGATGGCCGTTGACGCTGATTTTAACGCAGACCACGGGCTTTGAATACCCTGCCGCCTTGACGAACGCGAGATCGAGCTTGTCCAGTTCAAGGAGCTTGCCGCTGGTCGTCCGCCGGTCTTCATTTATGCGTTTTGCATTATCGAGAATGTTTCGCGTGTATTCCCCGGCAATCCACGGCCGAATGGCCGCCAACGCCCCGGGATCGGCCGTCCGGTAATAAAAAACATTCTTGCCGAAGATTATGGCCGCAATGACGGCGAGGACGAAAACACCCTTCGCCCCCGTGAATCTTATTTGAAGTTCTTTCATGCCCGCTTGTCCCCCTGGCTGATATGGTATTCCCGCCCGGAGGATATGTTAAGAAGAATTTGAAGGTCCGCGGCGTGCAGCCGAGCGGCGGACATTGCATATTTTTACGGAAGCCTGCGGCTATTCCGCGAAATTATATTCCACCGTCAGCCAGAACCGCCTTCCGTCCAGCATAAGGTCGTTGGGCTGCAACGGGAGGACGGAATCCTGGAAAATGGCGATCATGCCGGGATATTTGACCTCCCTGTCGAACACGTTCTTCACCCCGCCGCGCAGTGTCAGCCCCTTTACAGGCAGGCCGGAGTAGCTGGCCGTAAGGTCTAGCGTCTCATAGCCGGGGAGCGCGTCGCGCGTGTCCAGCGCGTATCTCTGCCTTTCACTGACCACCCTGTATCGGCCGGTAAGGGAAAAATCACTGGCCGGTTTCCATATCGCGCTCAAGTTGCCCAGCCATTTGGCGGAGTCCTGAATAGACTCTCCGGTGATATCGTCCTTTGTCTGGGCATAGGACACGTTGCCCCATATTTTAACACTCCCGCCCACAAGTTTTTCAAACTCCAGTTCCGCGCCCCGTGTCGTCGCCCCGCTTTCATTTATGTACGAATAGCCATAGTTGCGCAGTATGTTCTTCATTTCAGAAAGGAAAACATTCACCCCCAACATCAGGTCATGGGTCCTGTATATGTACGCCAGGTCGTTGGTGGTGATGGTCTCCGGGTACACCGAGTAACCCGGCGAGTCTTCGGCGGTCTTGGCCACTTCAAAAAGTGTGGGGGGGCGGAACGCGGTGGCGTGCTGCGCCTTGAATATGTGCCCTTCGGCCGGATGCCACACCGCCGCAATCCTGGGATTCACCGTGGAGCCGATGTCGCTGTACGAGTCCGTGCGCAGGGTCGCTGTCAGCGCCAGATTGCCGGTCACCTCTATTTCATCCTGAATGGCGGCGGAGGTGACGTTCCTGGTGTCATTGGCGCCATCGAGCGCAATCGCCCCTTCATACCTTTGCATGGAGGGCAATTGGACGAAGGTGACCGGATCAACGTTGATTTCCTCCCATGTTTCGATCACCTTGGCGGTGGAATATGTGGCGCTGGCAAGTATCTTGTGCCCCGCAATGCCGCGCCACTTCACGTCCACTCCTCCGTCATACCTTCTTTCTTTGACGTAATTTGTGTTGTACCAGCCGTCCGGATAAAGCACCTCGCCGCCGAAGCCGAAACCCGGCGGGACGATCTGGAGAGTGTCCTCCAGGTTGGTGGTCTCAAGCCATCCCGCCCTTAATTCAACGTCCAGCGAAGGGGTGATTTCGACCAGTTGCCGGGCCTCGGCGTTTTTCATGGACGCGCGGACCGCCACGCGATCGCTGTATTCCGGCAGCGAAATGGACAGGCCGTAATACTCCCCGCTTCCAGCTTCCTGCGCGTTGAACATCATGGAAAAATCCTTGAACCTCAAACGGGCCGAGCCGGACGTGTATTCGTCCCTCAGGCTCACCTTTCCAGGAGCGAAGGATGTGCTGGCAAGGTCGTATGGAGGGCCGCTGATGGCGTCCGGGCCGCTTGTTACGTCCGCGCCTTTCGTCCTCCAGCCGTGGACGGAAAGGTCCAGGCTGTACGATTTTTCGAGGTCCCGGAAATTCACCGCCGCTCCCCCGTTGGCATACGAAAAGCTTCCAACGCCAGCATAAGCGCCCGACGCTCCCTTGACGGTGACCACATTGATGACCCCAAGATACGCGAATTCGCCGTGCACCGATGATCCGGGGCCGCGCACGATCTCTATCCTGTCTATCTGCTCCACAGGCATCTTCCAGAAAGTGCTCGCCACGCCGTCATATGACTGGTTGACAGGAACATCGTCTATCATCAGCTTGACGCTGCCGGAGCTGAAAGTTTCGGTCGCCCCCCGCACGTTCAGTTTCCTGGCGCCCATCGTCTCCATCGAGATGTCCATCCCGGGGGCGGCGCTGATGGCCTCCCACAACGTCCTTATTCCCTGCTCCTTAAGGTCTACCGAGTGAAGCAC
This genomic window from Nitrospinota bacterium contains:
- a CDS encoding TonB-dependent receptor — its product is MPNRKISTEVSAAFVMPVIAMALTCVLAAPAVAAASSGGNGNFNYSSSGGNGNFNYVSNSGGTGNGAMLAYNTEDDSAVRELLSILDSTTELATKTRLNKDYVPGMITVLHSVDLKEQGIRTLWEAISAAPGMDISMETMGARKLNVRGATETFSSGSVKLMIDDVPVNQSYDGVASTFWKMPVEQIDRIEIVRGPGSSVHGEFAYLGVINVVTVKGASGAYAGVGSFSYANGGAAVNFRDLEKSYSLDLSVHGWRTKGADVTSGPDAISGPPYDLASTSFAPGKVSLRDEYTSGSARLRFKDFSMMFNAQEAGSGEYYGLSISLPEYSDRVAVRASMKNAEARQLVEITPSLDVELRAGWLETTNLEDTLQIVPPGFGFGGEVLYPDGWYNTNYVKERRYDGGVDVKWRGIAGHKILASATYSTAKVIETWEEINVDPVTFVQLPSMQRYEGAIALDGANDTRNVTSAAIQDEIEVTGNLALTATLRTDSYSDIGSTVNPRIAAVWHPAEGHIFKAQHATAFRPPTLFEVAKTAEDSPGYSVYPETITTNDLAYIYRTHDLMLGVNVFLSEMKNILRNYGYSYINESGATTRGAELEFEKLVGGSVKIWGNVSYAQTKDDITGESIQDSAKWLGNLSAIWKPASDFSLTGRYRVVSERQRYALDTRDALPGYETLDLTASYSGLPVKGLTLRGGVKNVFDREVKYPGMIAIFQDSVLPLQPNDLMLDGRRFWLTVEYNFAE